Proteins from a single region of Anastrepha ludens isolate Willacy chromosome 5, idAnaLude1.1, whole genome shotgun sequence:
- the LOC128864327 gene encoding uncharacterized protein LOC128864327: MYSFWFLLCALLLLQTAHGQLASETEELEIEGRTKFDDYLREVMEFLRLQMPCGYAPAGIPPLVPLYAPYREVEWITSKSEIRGNVTELTVTGLDEFDIRELHYNNLLRRVRYDLNFPEILFTGDYKTDIITKLFGPKVHVYGDGELHLTLKNLRIYGSFIVRPKASGTMKLTKFKATTELGGVESKWTGIMNSPTMAKFFNAWIEEFINQTFNDSEEEVDAALQRWFVPLATKALDEVSVIGLVALMLGVIEGTLPQETLC; this comes from the exons ATGTACAGCTTTTGGTTCCTTCTCTGCGCGTTGTTGCTTTTACAGACCGCACATGGTCAGCTGGCTAGTGAAACGGAGGAGTTGGAAATCGAAGGACGCACCAAGTTCGATGATTATTTGCGTGAAGTAATGGAGTTTCTGCGCTTGCAAATGCCTTGTGGCTATGCGCCAGCAGGAATTCCACCACTAGTGCCTTTGTATGCCCCCTATAGAGAGGTAGAATGGATTACCAGCAAATCGGA GATTCGGGGCAACGTTACCGAGCTCACTGTTACCGGCCTCGATGAATTTGACATACGCGAACTCCATTACAACAACTTACTTCGCAGAGTGCGTTACGATTTGAATTTCCCAGAGATTCTCTTCACCGGTGACTATAAAACTGATATTATCACCAAGCTTTTCGGTCCCAAAGTGCACGTTTATGGTGATGGCGAACTGCATTTGACTTTAAAGAATTTGCGTATCTATGGTAGCTTCATAGTGCGCCCTAAGGCCTCGGGCACAATGAAATTGACGAAATTCAAAGCAACAACGGAACTTGGGGGTGTGGAATCCAAATGGACTGGCATTATGAATAGCCCGACGATGGCGAAATTCTTCAATGCTTGGATTGAAGAGTTCATAAATCAGACATTTAACGACAGTGAGGAGGAAGTTGACGCGGCTCTGCAACGTTGGTTCGTGCCACTGGCAACTAAAGCGCTGGATGAGGTGTCAGTGATTGGTTTAGTTGCCTTAATGTTGGGCGTTATTGAGGGTACACTACCGCAGGAGACTTTATGTTAA
- the LOC128864019 gene encoding uncharacterized protein LOC128864019 yields the protein MKCLVLLAFVAVAFAGSIQLPEYGISPIDNDSEIEVIYENEAGNVEIAPRFIVSWQARRAIRKLQKQMPCGFPSYGIPPLAPLKKREASVHLKYDLLETTDLFTRLRVDGLDDFKINKFKLNMIISKITFDFTFPSITVSAAAFETDTIIDALQKLGISVQYEGDGSLGFGLKNLRIAGTLRYKIPILWGSIKILSLKTTVSLDSCESDITGILGDGKLNDLINRKLESVVVSSINDNQASISDTIESNVVTRVNKLLKGKDFWTILDLIINKDESEDDPITTTCDPPEDPWA from the exons ATGAAGTGCTTAGTGTTATTGGCATTCGTAGCCGTCGCCTTTGCCGGCTCCATACAACTGCCAGAGTACGGGATTTCGCCAATCGATAATGATAGTGAAATTGAAGTCATCTACGAGAACGAAGCTGGAAACGTAGAAA TTGCTCCTCGCTTTATTGTATCGTGGCAGGCACGCCGCGCCATTCGTAAACTGCAGAAGCAAATGCCTTGCGGTTTCCCAAGTTACGGAATTCCTCCGCTAGCGCCTTTGAAAAAGAGAGAAGCTTCCGTTCATTTGAAATATGACTTGTTGGA AACCACTGATCTGTTTACCCGTTTGCGCGTAGATGGCTTGGATGATTTCAAAATCAATAAGTTCAAGCTGAACATGATTATCTCGAAAATTACTTTCGATTTCACCTTCCCAAGCATAACTGTATCCGCTGCTGCATTTGAAACCGACACTATTATTGATGCATTGCAGAAACTTGGAATCTCCGTGCAATACGAAGGTGATGGTTCATTGGGTTTCGGCTTGAAAAATTTGCGTATTGCTGGTACACTAAGATACAAAATACCCATCTTGTGGGGATCCATCAAAATCCTCTCATTGAAAACCACTGTTTCATTGGATAGTTGCGAGTCTGACATCACCGGTATCTTAGGCGATGGCAAACTAAATGATCTGATTAATCGTAAACTGGAAAGTGTGGTCGTATCGAGCATAAACGACAATCAGGCATCGATTTCCGATACTATTGAGAGCAACGTAGTAACACGTGTGAACAAGTTGCTTAAGGGCAAAGACTTCTGGACTATATTGGATTTGATTATAAATAAAGATGAGAGTGAAGATGACCCAATTACCACAACATGTGACCCGCCAGAGGATCCTTGGGCTTAA
- the LOC128863838 gene encoding uncharacterized protein LOC128863838, whose product MRATFFILFGLLAFAAANQATDLDEDEWDISLEEAQDRGLILNSQAKKALKNFMAQLACGWPDLGIPPLAPYTNADLTLHLTKSVVETITQLLRFRLDGLDQMDIKKLKVSYTFSKKVKFHFIFKELKATAQAYNTDTLIDLLNELGLSVRYEGSGSLEFALKNLAIEGQFKYKMPFFLGSIKIYKFQATVSLGSVTSNIGGLLGNGNLNSYLNEQIETIIPNYINNNQNEISEKIESKFVPRVNAYLKGHKIWWLFGQMIGSNNKCDPTPAPWLAVQQNKTDVEN is encoded by the exons ATGCGCGCaactttcttcattttgttcGGCCTTTTAGCTTTTGCTGCCGCCAACCAGGCAACAGACTTGGACGAAGATGAGTGGGATATATCGTTGGAAGAAG CTCAAGATCGTGGTTTGATACTCAACTCACAAGCCAAAAAGGCTTTAAAGAACTTTATGGCGCAACTTGCTTGCGGTTGGCCCGATCTTGGCATTCCCCCACTAGCCCCCTACACAAATGCTGATCTAACCTTGCATTTGACCAAATCTGTGGTCGA GACTATAACTCAACTCCTTCGTTTTCGTCTTGATGGTCTTGACCAAATGgatataaaaaagttgaaagttagCTATACATtcagcaaaaaagtaaaattccaCTTCATCTTCAAGGAGCTGAAAGCCACAGCTCAAGCTTACAACACGGACACATTAATCGATCTATTGAATGAATTGGGGTTGTCAGTGCGATATGAGGGTTCCGGATCATTGGAATTCGCCTTGAAGAATCTGGCCATTGAGGGACAATTCAAATATAAGATGCCATTCTTTTTGGGCTCGATCAAAATTTACAAGTTCCAAGCGACTGTCTCTCTGGGCAGCGTAACCTCCAATATTGGCGGCCTTTTGGGTAATGGAAACTTAAATAGCTACCTCAATGAACAAATCGAAACCATCATCCCCAACTACATCAATAACAATCAGAATGAGATAAGCGAGAAAATTGAGTCGAAATTTGTGCCACGCGTTAACGCCTACTTGAAGGGACACAAAATCTGGTGGTTGTTTGGTCAAATGATAGGATCGAACAATAAATGCGACCCAACCCCAGCGCCATGGTTGGCAGTGCAGCAAAATAAGACCGATGTGGAAAACTAA